In a genomic window of Physeter macrocephalus isolate SW-GA chromosome 14, ASM283717v5, whole genome shotgun sequence:
- the MMP9 gene encoding matrix metalloproteinase-9, whose translation MSPWQPSVLALLVLGCCSAAPRPRQPIFVVFPGELRSNLTDRQLAEEYLYRYGYTHVAEMNEDDQSLRRPLQRLQRRLALPETGELDSTTLNAMRAPRCGVPDLGRFQTFEGDLKWHHHNVTYWIQNYSEDLPRYVIDDAFARAFALWSAVTPLTFTRVYGGEADIVIRFGVREHGDGYPFDGKNGLLAHAFPPGPGIQGDAHFDDEELWSLGKGVVVPTYFGNAKGATCHFPFTFEGRSYSACTTVGRSDDMLWCSTTADYDTDRQFGFCPSERLYTQDGNADGKPCVFPFTFEGRSYSACTTDGRSDGYRWCATTASYDQDKLYGFCPTRADATVTGGNSAGELCVFPFIFLGKEYSACTGEGRRDGQLWCATTSNFDRDKKWGFCPDQGYSLFLVAAHEFGHALGLDHSSVPEALMYPMYSFTEKHPLHKDDVQGIQHLYGPRPEPEPRPPTIATAEPQPTAPPTVCATGPPTAPPSERPTAGSTGPPSAGPTGPPTAGPSAIPTRSLDPANDVCNVNIFDAIAEIGNRLYLFKDGRYWRLSERGGRRLQGPFLIKNTWPALPRKLDSAFEDPLTKKIFFFSGRQVWVYTGSSVLGPRRLDKLGLGPEVAQVTGALPRAGSKVLLFSRQSFWRFDVKTQKVDPRSATPVDQMFPGVPMSTHDIFQYQEKAYFCQDRFYWRVSSRNEVNQVDYVGYVTFDLLQCPEE comes from the exons ATGAGCCCCTGGCAGCCCTCGGTCCTCGCACTCCTGGTGCTGGGCTGCTGCTCTGCTGCCCCCAGACCACGCCAGCCCATCTTTGTGGTCTTTCCGGGAGAACTACGAAGCAATCTCACCGACAGGCAGCTGGCAGAG GAATATCTGTACCGCTATGGCTACACTCATGTGGCAGAGATGAACGAGGATGATCAGTCCCTGCGTCGGCCTCTGCAGCGTCTCCAGCGGCGCCTGGCCCTGCCGGAGACGGGCGAGCTGGACAGCACCACCCTGAATGCCATGCGTGCCCCGCGCTGCGGCGTCCCAGACCTGGGCAGATTCCAGACCTTTGAGGGCGACCTCAAGTGGCACCATCACAACGTCACCTACTG GATCCAAAACTACTCGGAAGACTTGCCGCGCTACGTGATCGACGACGCCTTTGCCCGCGCCTTCGCGCTCTGGAGCGCGGTGACGCCGCTCACCTTCACTCGCGTGTACGGCGGTGAAGCCGACATAGTCATCCGGTTTGGTGTTAGGG AGCACGGAGACGGGTATCCCTTCGATGGAAAGAACGGGCTCCTGGCACACGCCTTTCCTCCTGGCCCAGGCATTCAGGGAGACGCCCACTTCGACGATGAAGAGTTGTGGTCTCTGGGCAAAGGCGTCG TGGTTCCGACCTACTTCGGAAATGCAAAGGGCGCCACCTGCCACTTCCCCTTCACCTTCGAGGGCCGTTCCTACTCCGCCTGCACCACGGTCGGCCGCTCCGACGACATGCTCTGGTGCAGCACCACGGCCGACTACGACACCGACCGCCAGTTCGGCTTCTGCCCCAGCGAGA GACTCTACACCCAGGACGGCAATGCGGACGGCAAGCCCTGCGTTTTTCCGTTCACCTTTGAGGGCCGCTCCTACTCTGCCTGTACCACCGACGGTCGCTCGGACGGCTACCGCTGGTGCGCCACCACCGCCAGCTATGACCAGGACAAGCTCTATGGCTTCTGCCCGACCCGAG CTGACGCGACGGTGACCGGGGGCAACTCGGCGGGGGAGCTGTGCGTCTTCCCCTTCATCTTCCTGGGCAAGGAGTACTCGGCCTGCACCGGAGAGGGCCGCCGTGATGGGCAGCTCTGGTGCGCCACCACCTCCAACTTCGACAGAGACAAGAAGTGGGGCTTCTGCCCGGATCAAG GATACAGCCTGTTCCTTGTGGCGGCGCACGAGTTTGGCCACGCGCTGGGCTTAGATCACTCGTCCGTGCCAGAGGCGCTCATGTACCCCATGTACAGCTTCACTGAGAAGCACCCCCTGCATAAGGACGATGTGCAGGGCATCCAGCATCTGTATG GTCCTCGCCCCGAACCTGAACCACGGCCTCCAACCATTGCCACAGCTGAACCGCAGCCCACCGCCCCTCCCACGGTCTGCGCCACGGGGCCTCCCACTGCGCCCCCCTCAGAACGCCCCACTGCTGGCTCCACAGGCCCCCCTTCAGCTGGCCCCACGGGTCCTCCCACTGCTGGCCCTTCTGCGATCCCTACAAGGTCCCTGGATCCAGCGAACGATGTCTGCAACGTGAACATCTTCGACGCCATCGCGGAGATCGGGAATCGCCTGTATCTCTTCAAGGATGG GAGGTACTGGCGACTCTCTGAGAGGGGGGGACGCCGGTTGCAGGGTCCCTTTCTTATCAAGAACACGTGGCCTGCGCTGCCCCGCAAGCTGGACTCCGCTTTTGAGGATCCGCTCACGAAgaagattttcttcttctctg GGCGCCAAGTGTGGGTGTACACAGGCTCGTCGGTGCTAGGCCCAAGGCGTCTGGACAAGCTGGGCCTGGGCCCGGAAGTGGCCCAAGTCACCGGGGCCCTCCCGCGCGCCGGGAGTAAGGTGCTGCTGTTCAGCAGGCAGAGCTTCTGGAG GTTCGACGTGAAGACACAGAAGGTGGATCCCCGGAGCGCCACCCCAGTGGACCAGATGTTCCCCGGGGTGCCCATGAGTACGCACGACATCTTTCAGTACCAAG AGAAAGCTTACTTCTGCCAGGATCGCTTCTACTGGCGCGTGAGTTCCCGGAATGAGGTGAATCAGGTGGACTATGTGGGCTACGTGACCTTTGACCTCCTGCAGTGCCCCGAGGAGTAG